One window of Bactrocera tryoni isolate S06 chromosome 2, CSIRO_BtryS06_freeze2, whole genome shotgun sequence genomic DNA carries:
- the LOC120768300 gene encoding uncharacterized protein LOC120768300, translating to MDNQEETLKFERTTREQLHYYAMFCKQHPELQRGKLTPTNRQGRQMLWSELAETLNALRGPTRTATKWKKTLMHWKNQLRSRARKFKAHAKITGVDHPSLAVLKFEYITTDAVPSPAPSPSPVSAPDPVPAKVPYRSKTATSSAPSTSTSIVSEAHKPTSVKMLGAVLKKIEANKTREQQVIALQQKILEQNEQLTGVLVQMARERRKEQQKVAKQNQQMTRVLSQMTRTLKATTTVLNKLEEKLNN from the exons atggacaACCAAGAAGA gactttaaaatttgaaagaacaACTCGGGAGCAGCTTCATTATTACGCAATGTTCTGCAAGCAGCATCCTGAGTTGCAACGAGGAAAGCTAACTCCGACCAACCGTCAAGGACGGCAAATGTTGTGGTCGGAGTTAGCAGAAACATTAAATGCCTTAAGAGGGCCAACACGCACAGCAACCAAATGGAAGAAG ACGTTAATGCACTGGAAAAATCAGTTGCGTTCCCGAGCGCGAAAATTTAAAGCTCACGCAAAAATTACTGGTGTAGACCACCCTTCACTTGCAGTATTAAAATTTGAGTACATAACAACGGACGCAGTCCCTTCTCCTGCTCCATCTCCTTCACCAGTTTCAGCTCCAGATCCTGTTCCAGCAAAAGTTCCATATCGCTCCAAAACAGCCACATCATCTGCTCCATCAACTTCTACTTCAATCGTTTCTGAAGCCCACAAACCAACAAGTGTGAAAATGCTTGGAgcagtgttaaaaaaaatagaggCAAACAAGACACGTGAGCAGCAGGTAATTGctctacaacaaaaaattttagagcAAAACGAGCAGTTGACGGGTGTATTGGTGCAAATGGCACGGGAGAGACGAAAGGAGCAACAAAAGGTCGCGAAGCAAAACCAACAGATGACGAGAGTATTGAGCCAAATGACGCGAACACTAAAAGCAACGACAACGGTGCTCAATAAacttgaagaaaaattaaacaactg A
- the LOC120768299 gene encoding uncharacterized protein LOC120768299 → MNSSITKSKYDRATHEQLEQYVAFCQAHPEIGNRKNSTKSPEDIQQLWKQLAEELNSCRGPTRSVAKWKETLGVWKSQLRIRGKRLKMSPGLTSGEPTSKPMSDFEKKALSTFDLPAVNGAKGFGLMSHEPLTVDCSTTPTETASSSCSRLSSCTSPPPSFNQEQPASAEASIKPALSTCPSESLENQDAATTQLSRGDRKKLLDTLIANIVERNAVGEQKQRIESERQLEHREMMQAIQGLTNTVAEGERQRTESEKHREHREMMQAIKGLTNTIAEEERKRIACERRQEHQEIMQAIQGLTNTVAEFLNVLKQRLHNGSQ, encoded by the exons ATGAATTCTTCTATAAC AAAATCAAAGTACGACCGAGCTACCCACGAGCAGCTTGAGCAATATGTAGCATTTTGTCAAGCACACCCGGAAATTGGCAATAGAAAAAACTCGACAAAGTCGCCTGAGGATATTCAGCAGTTATGGAAGCAGCTGGCAGAGGAGTTAAATTCCTGTAGAGGGCCAACACGGAGTGTAGCAAAATGGAAAGAG ACTTTGGGTGTGTGGAAGAGCCAACTACGCATACGTGGAAAGCGTTTAAAAATGAGCCCGGGACTAACTAGTGGAGAACCAACTTCCAAACCGATGAGCGATTTCGAAAAAAAGGCGTTATCCACATTTGATTTGCCTGCTGTTAATGGGGCAAAGGGCTTTGGGTTAATGTCACATGAGCCTTTGACTGTTGATTGCTCAACAACACCAACAGAAACTGCATCGTCTTCGTGTAGTCGTCTGTCATCATGCACCTCGCCACCACCATCGTTCAATCAAGAGCAACCGGCAAGCGCAGAAGCCTCAATAAAGCCTGCATTATCTACATGCCCATCGGAAAGCTTAGAAAATCAG GATGCTGCCACAACACAGCTATCACGAGGGGATCGCAAAAAACTTCTTGACACGTTGATAGCTAATATTGTAGAAAGGAATGCTGTTGGGGAACAAAAGCAACGAATTGAAAGCGAAAGGCAACTGGAACATAGGGAAATGATGCAGGCCATTCAAGGCCTAACTAATACTGTTGCTGAAGGGGAAAGGCAACGCACTGAAAGCGAAAAACATCGGGAGCACCGGGAGATGATGCAGGCCATTAAAGGCTTAACCAATACTATTGCTGAAGAGGAAAGGAAACGCATTGCATGTGAAAGGCGCCAGGAACACCAGGAGATAATGCAGGCCATCCAAGGCCTAACTAATACTGTTGCTGAATTTCTTAATGTACTGAAACAAAGGCTTCATAACGGGTCccaatga
- the LOC120768301 gene encoding electron transfer flavoprotein regulatory factor 1 — MSAEIRSKVIGLYKHLQYLGREYPGPNGPQKFRQQIRDAFLKHKDETDPKKIMALVAHGRYVAKEVEALYSLKKYRALKQRYYD, encoded by the exons ATGTCAGCAGAGATAAGATCAAAAGTAATTGGACTCTATAAGCAT TTGCAGTACCTGGGCAGGGAGTACCCTGGCCCGAATGGACCACAAAAGTTCCGACAACAAATACGCGATGCTTTTCTCAAGCATAAAGACGAGACGGATCCAAAAAAGATTATGGCTCTAGTGGCACACGGACGTTACGTAGCCAAAGAAGTGGAAGCGCTCTATTCGTTAAAGAAATATAGAGCATTGAAGCAGCGATACTATGACTAA